Genomic segment of Terriglobales bacterium:
CGTTTCTGACGAGCTGGTCGATGAGGGACAGGTCGAGTCATTCGCTTTACATACAGACGCGACTACCCCTGTGGAAGTTGTCGTGTACTCTCTGAATTCAGCAACAGCTCACGATTTTCCGGGGAAATAAGTACTCCACTTAGCCGAATTCTAAGGTTTTACACCTGCTGCTGCGGGTGCGCCGGGCGGAGGCGGAATCGTAATGTCGATATTCGTAACCGCGCCCAAAGCTGCAAGCTGATTTCCGATTTCCCCGGGATTCCCCACCACGAGAATCGCCAGCTGATCGGGATGCACATATTTCTGCGCCACGCGAAGAACATCAGCGACCGCAACCTTATCTATAGCTGCACGATACCGCTCAAGAAAATCAACAGGGTATCCATAGAATTCGTAGCGCATCTTTTCAGCGAGTACTTTCTGCTTCGAGTCGAAGTTGAAAACGAAGGAGTTCAGGATCGAGTCTTTCGCCCGCTTTAACTCTTCCGCCGTAGGCGGAGCGGCGATCAAATCCGCCAATTCCTTTTTCAGGGACTGGATAGATTTTGCGGTGGTTTCACTTTTCGTGCCGATACTGTACTGCTGAATGCCGAGGTGGTCCCAGGCAGAACCGACACCTCCGCCGACGGAGTAGGCCAGGCCCTGCTTCGTACGCAGATTGCTGAACAGGCGGGACGCAAAGCCTCCACTCAAAATCTCATTCATGACGGAAACGGCGAAGTAGTCCGGATTGTCGCGCCGAATCCCCAACGTGACCAACTGGACGGAGCTTTGGTCTACGTCTTCCTTGGCTATGAAGTAAATGCCAGGTTTAGCGGGTTGAAACTCGATGTTCGGATCGGTCGCCTTGGTACCCTTCGGCCAACTCTCAAAAGCCTTGCGGATGGCTGCTTCCATCTGTGCAGGGTCAAAATCGCCGTAAATACCCAGAATTGCATTCTCCGGGTGCATGAAACGCGCGTGCCAGTCGAGCAGGTCCTGGCGAGTGACAGCGAGGACCGTGGCGTACTCATCGATTCGAGCGTATGGATTGTCGGCGCCATAAGCCAGTTTCACCGACTCACGGCCGGCGATGTCATCGATATCGTCGTTGCGCCGCGAGATGGCTGCAAAGAGCTGTTTCTTAATCAGGTCGATTTTGTCGTCGCGAAACGCGGGTTCGAAGGTCAGTTCGCGGAAGGCGGAGAAAACCTGATCGAAATCGCCCTTCAGGCAGTTGAATGAAATGGACGTGGAATCGTCGGACGACCCGGTTTCTATCTTCGCGGCACGGACCTCGAGGAAGTCATCGAGTTCGTCGCCAGTGCGCTGCTTCGATCCGCCGGTGCGCCAAACCGTTCCGTAGATGTCCATCAAACCCGTCTTCTCTTTGGGTTCCACGCGAGAACCGCCACGGACGCGAAGAGTTCCGCCCACTACCGGCAATTCATGGTTTTCCTGCAGGAATACGACCATGCCGTTATTGAGGACGATCCGCCGGGGCTGCTGAGGCTCAAACTTGGGCAGGGGCGGGATGGCGATCCTGCTGACCTCGTTTTGCTGTGCCTTGGTTTGCGTGGGGGCCTGTTGGCTCTTCTTGGGAACCGGGGCAGGTTCCTTCGCCGTCTGCGACGCAGCAGTGCACAGGCCAATGGAAGACATCATCAGGAAGATTGCGAAGCTGCGAATGAGTCTGTTCATGGAGTCCTTCATTGCGGTTGCTGCTGATTCTGAGATTGTGCTCCGGGTTGCTGGCGCGCTGCTGCCGGACGGGTGGTCTCCAGGATGCCGACTGTACGGTTCGTGTCCACGAACGTGGCATTCGCTACACGGCGAATGTCGGCCTTCGTGACCTTCTCGATCTTGTCGATCTGGTGGAACATCTCACGCCAGTCGCCGAAGCGGGCCTGGTACACGGCCAGTTGGGAAGCCAGACCGGAGTTGCTGCCCAGGCTGCGGATGAGGCCAGCCTTGGCACGCGTCTTCACCATCTGAAGTTCGTCGTCAGTGATGTCCTCGTTTTTGAGACGTTCGATCTCGACGCGCAAAGCTGTGCGAATCTCGTCAGCCGTGTGCTCGCGGTTTGGGATCCCGTAAAAAGCGAACAGGTGCGGATACTTAATGCCGGGCAGACCGCTGAAGCCGCCGGCCTGAAGGGCGATTCGCTTGTCGCGCACCAGCGAACGGTAAAGACGAGAGGTGCGTCCGTTTGAGACTACGTCGCTAATAGCGTCGTAAACCACGTCATCCTTGTTGCGGTAGTCAGGACGGTGATAGCCCTCGATGTATACCGGCTGACTCATCTCGCGCAGAACTACCTGGCGCTCGGAGGTTTGTGGCGGCTCAGTGGTGAGAGCTTCATCCGGTTGTGGCCGTTTCGGCAACCGCCCGAAGTACTTCTCGATCACGGGCCAGGTCTTCGCAAACTCGATATCACCTACGACGGCGATGGTCATGTTCGTGGGCACGTAATACTTGCGGTAGAACTCCATCGCTTCCGTAGCCGAAAACGAGTGGAGATCGGATGGCCAGCCGATTCCCGGAGTGCCGTACGGATGCGCGGTGAATGCAGCCGATTGGAACTGCTCCAGCAGTCGTCCGATGGGGTTACTCTCGACACGCATGCGGCGCTCTTCGTAAACGACGTCGCGCTCCTTGTAGAACTCCCGCATTACCGGTTGCAGGAAGCGCTCCGACTCAAGGTAAGACCACAACTCAAGCCGGTTCACCGGCATGGAGTAGTAATAAGTGGTGTCGTCTTCCGATGTGCTGGCGTTCAGTCCGACGCCGCCGTTACGCTCGATATAGTCGGGGAACTGGTTCCGGATGACGTATTTTTCCGCTTCGGCGGTCAGATCCTGCCACTGCTTTTCCAGTTCCGCGAGTTTCTTCGGATCTTGACCCACGCGCTTGTCGCGCTCCGCGATGTAGGCCGCATAGGCCTTTTCGATCTTCTCGAGCACGATTTTCTCGGCGGCGTAGTTAGTGGTGCCGATGCTGTCCGTGCCTTTGAAGGCCATATGCTCGAACATATGTGCCAGGCCGCTGGCGCCCTTGGGATCCTGTGCTGACCCGGCGTCAACCAGGGTGAAGAAGGAAAAGACTGGCGCTTCCTTCCGTTGCATCA
This window contains:
- a CDS encoding pitrilysin family protein, encoding MNRLIRSFAIFLMMSSIGLCTAASQTAKEPAPVPKKSQQAPTQTKAQQNEVSRIAIPPLPKFEPQQPRRIVLNNGMVVFLQENHELPVVGGTLRVRGGSRVEPKEKTGLMDIYGTVWRTGGSKQRTGDELDDFLEVRAAKIETGSSDDSTSISFNCLKGDFDQVFSAFRELTFEPAFRDDKIDLIKKQLFAAISRRNDDIDDIAGRESVKLAYGADNPYARIDEYATVLAVTRQDLLDWHARFMHPENAILGIYGDFDPAQMEAAIRKAFESWPKGTKATDPNIEFQPAKPGIYFIAKEDVDQSSVQLVTLGIRRDNPDYFAVSVMNEILSGGFASRLFSNLRTKQGLAYSVGGGVGSAWDHLGIQQYSIGTKSETTAKSIQSLKKELADLIAAPPTAEELKRAKDSILNSFVFNFDSKQKVLAEKMRYEFYGYPVDFLERYRAAIDKVAVADVLRVAQKYVHPDQLAILVVGNPGEIGNQLAALGAVTNIDITIPPPPGAPAAAGVKP
- a CDS encoding pitrilysin family protein — encoded protein: MIRKFLLCALLLTLLPMYAQDVASFEKRIQVRTLPNGLTVILMQRKEAPVFSFFTLVDAGSAQDPKGASGLAHMFEHMAFKGTDSIGTTNYAAEKIVLEKIEKAYAAYIAERDKRVGQDPKKLAELEKQWQDLTAEAEKYVIRNQFPDYIERNGGVGLNASTSEDDTTYYYSMPVNRLELWSYLESERFLQPVMREFYKERDVVYEERRMRVESNPIGRLLEQFQSAAFTAHPYGTPGIGWPSDLHSFSATEAMEFYRKYYVPTNMTIAVVGDIEFAKTWPVIEKYFGRLPKRPQPDEALTTEPPQTSERQVVLREMSQPVYIEGYHRPDYRNKDDVVYDAISDVVSNGRTSRLYRSLVRDKRIALQAGGFSGLPGIKYPHLFAFYGIPNREHTADEIRTALRVEIERLKNEDITDDELQMVKTRAKAGLIRSLGSNSGLASQLAVYQARFGDWREMFHQIDKIEKVTKADIRRVANATFVDTNRTVGILETTRPAAARQQPGAQSQNQQQPQ